In Diabrotica undecimpunctata isolate CICGRU chromosome 4, icDiaUnde3, whole genome shotgun sequence, a single genomic region encodes these proteins:
- the LOC140438696 gene encoding uncharacterized protein — MGPDAYDIVCDKITPEKPDEKSYDELVNTMKLHYNPEPLEIVENFRFSQRKQHEGESDNKHITALRRLATICKFGDFLNKALRNQFVFGLRNQNIQTRLLEYKDLTMEQALEVAVSMETSTRDAARLQKSNTSANINKVSSVKNKQGHIQPTNVK, encoded by the coding sequence ATGGGTCCAGATGCATATGATATTGTTTGTGATAAGATTACGCCGGAAAAACCAGACGAGAAATCATATGATGAACtggtaaatacaatgaaactACATTACAACCCTGAACCGTTGGAAATAGTGGAAAATTTCAGATTTTCACAAAGAAAACAACATGAAGGGGAAAGTGACAATAAACATATTACAGCTTTACGTAGATTAGCTACAATTTGCAAATTTGGTGATTTTTTAAACAAAGCCTTGAGGAATCAATTCGTATTTGGTCTTCGAAATCAAAATATTCAAACCAGACTCCTAGAATACAAGGATCTTACAATGGAGCAAGCATTAGAAGTTGCCGTCAGTATGGAGACATCAACCCGAGATGCAGCTCGATTACAGAAGTCAAATACAAGTGCTAATATAAATAAAGTTTCTAGTGTTAAGAATAAACAAGGACACATACAACCTACAAATGTGAAATGA